CTGCCGCCCCGCTCGTCGGCCCCCTCGTCACCCTCCGTCCGCCGCACGAGGGCGACCTCGCCCCGCTCGTCGAGATCCTCTCCGAGCCCGAGGTGTCGCTCTGGTGGGTCGGCTACACGCCGGAGCGGGTCCGCGCCGAGTTCATCGACGAGCCCGAGATCACCCGCATCATCGAGGTCGAGGGCGTCTGCGCCGGCGCGATGTTCATCCTCCGCGGCGACGACCCCGAGTACCCCACGACCGTCATCCACCTCTTCCTCGCGACGCGATTCCGCGGCCGCCGGATCGGGGAGGAGGCGCTCGCCCTCACGATCCGTCAGGAGTTCGCCGACGGGATCACGCGCGTCACCCTCGACCCGAACGCCAACAATGCCGGCGCGATCCGCAGTTATGAGCGCCTGGGCTTCCGCCGGATCGGGATCCTCCGCGACTACCAGGTGCGCCCCGGCGGCCACCTGGAAGACGCGCTCTTCATGGATCTCACGCGCAGCGACTTCCCCGACGGACCGCCGCTGCCTCCGCGCGACTGAGCCGGGGAGCTGCGAGGCTGCGGGGGTGTCACCCGCGGGCCCAGCAACGCCCCGGAGCACCCCGGCCGAAGCACCCGTAGCGGAGGAGCCAGGGCAGTAGCATGGGCAGTATGCGCCGCGTTCGACCCCTCCTCCCGTGGGTCGTCTGGGGTATCGCCGCGCTGGCGTACGCCATCGCGATCATCAACCGGTCCTCGCTCTCGGCGCTCGGCCCCGCGGCCCAGGAGCACTTCGGCATCGACGCGACGACCCTCGCGGCGTTCCCGGTGATCCAGCTCGTCGTCTACGCGGGGCTGCAGATCCCGGTCGGCATGCTGCTCGACCGCTTCGGCGCGACCGTGCTGATCCTCACGGGCGGCGTCCTGATGACCCTCGGCCAGGTCGTGATGGCGACCGTCGCCGACGTTCGACTCGCGATCCTCGCGCGGGTGCTCGTCGGGGCCGGGGACGCCTGCATCTTCATCAGCGTGATGCGACTGCTGCCCGAGTGGTTCGCGATCCGGCAGCTTCCCACCGTGAGCCAGCTCACGGGCCTCATCGGACAGGCGGGGCAGCTCATCTCGGTGGTGCCCCTCGCGCTGGCGGTCGGTACGTTCGGGTGGACGGCCGGGTTCAACGGGATCGCGGCGACGGCCTTCTTCGTGTCGCTGGTGGCGTTCTTCGTGGTTCGGGATCGCCCCGGGCAGGGCTCCGCGTTCGAGCGCCTGACGGGCCGCCTCGGGCGTCTGAGCCGCACCGCGCGATCCCTCGCGACACCACCGGCCACCGGGGTCGTCACCGTGGGTCCGCCGGCGACCGAGATGATCGCCGCGCACCCCATCGAGGGGATGCGGCCCCTGCGGTTCTGGGCGAAGGCGCGGCGACTGCTCAGCCTGCCCGGCGTGCGGCTGTCGTACTGGGTGCACTTCACGTCGCCCTTCGCGGTGAACGTGTTTTTGCTGCTCTGGGGCATGCCGTTCCTCACGGGCGGGGTGGGGCTCGATCCGTCGGCTGCGCGCGGCCTGCTCACCCTGACGGTGCTGTCCTCGATGTTCGCGGGGCTCGTGCTCGGGCCGCTCAGCTCGCGCTTCATCGAGCGTCGGGTCTGGATCAACGTGGGGATCACCCTCGCCATCGCGCTGACCTGGGTGGCGATCATCGTGTGGCCCGGACCACCCCCGCTGTGGCTCGTGATCGTGCTGCTCGTGGTGATGCCGCTCGGCGGCCCCGCGTCGATGATCGCGTTCGAGGTCTCGCGCTCGCACACGCCGCGCAGCTTCATCGGCTTCGGCACCGGCCTCATCAACACGGCCGGGTTCACGGCGTCGCTGCTGACGATCCTGCTGGTCGGTCTGGTGCTGGATCTGCAGGGCGCCGGATCGCCCGAGCACTACTCGCTCGGGGCTTTCAAGGTGGCGTTCGCCGTGCAGATCCCGTTCTGGGCGCTCGGTCTCACGATGATCTTCATCGAGCAGCGGCGCACGAGGCGCTGGATGGAGCGGCACG
Above is a genomic segment from Leucobacter rhizosphaerae containing:
- a CDS encoding MFS transporter, translated to MRRVRPLLPWVVWGIAALAYAIAIINRSSLSALGPAAQEHFGIDATTLAAFPVIQLVVYAGLQIPVGMLLDRFGATVLILTGGVLMTLGQVVMATVADVRLAILARVLVGAGDACIFISVMRLLPEWFAIRQLPTVSQLTGLIGQAGQLISVVPLALAVGTFGWTAGFNGIAATAFFVSLVAFFVVRDRPGQGSAFERLTGRLGRLSRTARSLATPPATGVVTVGPPATEMIAAHPIEGMRPLRFWAKARRLLSLPGVRLSYWVHFTSPFAVNVFLLLWGMPFLTGGVGLDPSAARGLLTLTVLSSMFAGLVLGPLSSRFIERRVWINVGITLAIALTWVAIIVWPGPPPLWLVIVLLVVMPLGGPASMIAFEVSRSHTPRSFIGFGTGLINTAGFTASLLTILLVGLVLDLQGAGSPEHYSLGAFKVAFAVQIPFWALGLTMIFIEQRRTRRWMERHGRTLR
- a CDS encoding GNAT family N-acetyltransferase; this encodes MSDSAAPPAAPLVGPLVTLRPPHEGDLAPLVEILSEPEVSLWWVGYTPERVRAEFIDEPEITRIIEVEGVCAGAMFILRGDDPEYPTTVIHLFLATRFRGRRIGEEALALTIRQEFADGITRVTLDPNANNAGAIRSYERLGFRRIGILRDYQVRPGGHLEDALFMDLTRSDFPDGPPLPPRD